In Desmodus rotundus isolate HL8 unplaced genomic scaffold, HLdesRot8A.1 manual_scaffold_15, whole genome shotgun sequence, the following are encoded in one genomic region:
- the LOC128780050 gene encoding ubiquitin-conjugating enzyme E2 D3-like has product MCFAGPVDDSMFTWKGTIMGPADSPYEGGLFRLNIQFPPNYPFRPPLIYFTTPIYHPNINRRGYICVDILRSQWSPILTISKLLLSITSMLCDPNPNDPFVPSIGRMYLQDRDAFDTMARAWTKKYAR; this is encoded by the coding sequence atgtgcttCGCGGGGCCGGTGGACGACAGCATGTTCACATGGAAGGGGACCATTATGGGTCCCGCCGACAGCCCCTACGAGGGTGGGCTGTTCCGCCTGAACATACAATTCCCAcccaattaccccttcaggccgcCGCTTATTTACTTCAcaaccccgatctaccaccccaatatcaaccgaaggggatatatctgtgtagatattctcaggtcccagtggtctcctatactgaccatatccaaactcttgctatccatcacctccatgctatgtgaccccaaccccaacgacCCCTTTGTTCcgtccattgggagaatgtacttaCAGGACAGGGATGCCTTTGATACCATGgcccgagcttggaccaagaagtatgctaggTGA